One Candidatus Eisenbacteria bacterium genomic window carries:
- the metG gene encoding methionine--tRNA ligase, which translates to MPDIAPLYFTTPIFYANAEPHVGHASALIVADALSRFWRARGRRVFVVTGTDEHGDKIAQAAAAHGMEPKAWVDQISAAFKSTWHTVGLGYDHFVRTTDPSHTAFVRKVLTEIHARGDIYFDRYSGLYCYGCERFYQERELVGGLCPDHQTPPTEITEENYFFRMGAYQERLSRLLEEHPEMVTPEGYRREVMALLREPIGDLCISRPKARLTWGIELPFDDRYVTYVWFDALFSYVSSLHAAGVPELWNVAHHIIGKDILKTHAIYWPPMLMAAGLPIYRQLAVHGYWQMGGGKMSKSVGNVVRPTEMQDRYGMDALRYYLLRDKSYGGDADFSEDGLVARLNADLANGLGNLASRVLAMQQRYFGGVLQPLAPEPVDLALRRAFADARRELEAHVADFAFHRALEALWRAIDHANKYVTETAPFTLAKDTAKRPRVGAILHELCEALRVTAQLVEPFTPETARKLVRYLGFSEDRLPELDLAWGSAFPPGHRTLPPEPLFPRVEGS; encoded by the coding sequence ATGCCTGATATCGCCCCGCTCTACTTCACGACGCCGATCTTCTACGCGAACGCCGAACCCCACGTCGGTCACGCGTCGGCCCTGATCGTCGCGGACGCGCTTTCGCGTTTCTGGCGTGCACGCGGTCGGCGGGTATTCGTCGTAACGGGTACCGACGAGCACGGCGACAAGATCGCGCAGGCCGCCGCCGCGCACGGCATGGAGCCCAAGGCGTGGGTCGACCAGATCAGCGCGGCGTTCAAATCCACCTGGCACACCGTCGGCCTCGGCTACGATCACTTCGTGCGCACGACCGATCCGAGCCACACGGCCTTCGTCCGCAAGGTTCTGACCGAGATCCATGCGCGCGGCGACATCTATTTCGACCGGTACAGCGGCCTCTACTGCTACGGATGCGAGCGCTTCTACCAGGAGCGCGAGCTCGTCGGCGGCCTCTGTCCCGATCACCAGACTCCGCCCACCGAGATCACGGAGGAGAACTACTTCTTCCGCATGGGCGCGTACCAGGAGCGGCTCTCGCGGCTGCTCGAGGAACACCCGGAGATGGTCACTCCGGAGGGCTACCGTCGCGAGGTGATGGCGCTCCTGCGCGAGCCCATCGGCGATCTCTGCATCTCGCGGCCGAAGGCGCGGCTCACGTGGGGCATCGAGCTGCCGTTCGACGATCGCTACGTCACCTACGTGTGGTTCGACGCTCTCTTCTCGTACGTGAGCTCGCTCCACGCCGCCGGGGTGCCGGAGCTCTGGAACGTGGCGCACCACATCATCGGCAAGGACATCTTGAAGACGCACGCGATCTACTGGCCGCCGATGCTCATGGCGGCGGGGTTGCCCATCTACCGGCAGCTCGCGGTCCACGGCTACTGGCAGATGGGCGGCGGCAAGATGTCGAAAAGCGTCGGGAACGTCGTGCGGCCGACCGAGATGCAGGACCGCTACGGGATGGACGCGCTCCGGTACTATCTCCTGCGCGACAAGTCCTACGGCGGCGACGCCGACTTCAGCGAGGACGGGCTCGTCGCACGCCTGAACGCCGACCTCGCCAACGGGCTCGGCAACCTCGCGAGCCGCGTCCTCGCCATGCAGCAGCGCTACTTTGGCGGCGTCCTGCAGCCGCTCGCCCCGGAGCCCGTCGACCTGGCGCTGCGCCGGGCGTTCGCCGACGCGCGGCGGGAGCTCGAGGCCCACGTCGCCGACTTCGCCTTCCATCGCGCGCTCGAGGCGCTGTGGCGGGCGATCGACCACGCCAACAAGTACGTGACCGAAACGGCGCCGTTCACCCTCGCAAAGGACACGGCGAAGCGGCCGCGGGTGGGGGCGATCCTCCATGAGCTTTGCGAGGCTCTGCGGGTCACGGCTCAGCTGGTCGAGCCCTTCACGCCGGAGACCGCTCGTAAGCTCGTGCGTTACCTGGGTTTTTCCGAGGATCGGCTGCCGGAGCTCGACCTGGCCTGGGGCTCGGCCTTCCCCCCCGGGCATCGCACCCTCCCACCCGAGCCTCTCTTCCCTCGCGTCGAAGGGTCTTGA
- a CDS encoding (2Fe-2S)-binding protein: MILCICRGVTQDEIVDAIRRGACSLDKLARRCDGAGTDCGSCRAELQLHIDASRQQQVA; encoded by the coding sequence ATGATCCTCTGCATCTGCCGCGGCGTGACCCAGGACGAGATCGTCGACGCGATCCGTCGCGGCGCCTGCTCGCTCGACAAGCTCGCCCGGCGGTGTGACGGCGCCGGAACGGACTGCGGCTCCTGCCGCGCCGAGCTGCAGCTGCACATCGACGCCTCGCGCCAGCAGCAGGTTGCATAG
- the bfr gene encoding bacterioferritin: protein MKGQKKVVDVLNDVLSAELVGINQYFLHAKMCKNWGFHRIAELIHHESIDEMKHASELVERILFLEGVPNLQKLGRVRVGQTVPEQFKLDLDLEVQAVARLNKAIALCVAEGDNASRDLLEGILTNEESHLDWLETQLGLVKQLGEKAYLAEQLHK from the coding sequence ATGAAGGGGCAGAAGAAGGTCGTCGACGTCCTGAACGACGTCCTCTCCGCGGAGCTCGTCGGCATCAATCAGTACTTCCTGCACGCGAAGATGTGCAAGAACTGGGGCTTCCACCGGATCGCCGAACTGATTCACCACGAGTCGATCGACGAGATGAAGCACGCGAGCGAGCTCGTCGAACGGATCCTCTTCCTCGAAGGCGTGCCGAACCTCCAGAAGCTCGGGCGTGTCCGCGTCGGGCAGACCGTCCCCGAGCAATTCAAGCTCGACCTCGACCTCGAGGTGCAGGCCGTCGCCCGGCTGAACAAGGCGATCGCCCTGTGCGTCGCCGAGGGTGACAACGCTTCTCGCGACCTGCTGGAAGGCATCCTCACGAACGAGGAGAGCCACCTCGACTGGCTCGAGACGCAGCTCGGTCTCGTCAAGCAGCTGGGCGAGAAGGCATACCTCGCCGAGCAGCTCCACAAGTAG